The following proteins come from a genomic window of Labilithrix sp.:
- the rplM gene encoding 50S ribosomal protein L13, with protein sequence MATSAAEKPAKPRNLHRSYQATPKDAEANRQWWVVDATDKPLGRLASQVATVLRGKHKPTFTTHEDAGDFVIVVNADKVKLTGNKLDQKLYSHHSGIPGGFKQVSYRTLLADKPEFPIEKAVKGMLPKNVLGRQMFGKLKVYATADHPHTAQKPKALEIKQSKSAK encoded by the coding sequence ATGGCAACGTCCGCCGCCGAGAAGCCGGCCAAACCGAGGAATTTGCACCGCTCCTACCAGGCGACGCCGAAGGACGCGGAGGCCAACCGCCAGTGGTGGGTCGTCGACGCGACCGACAAGCCGCTCGGCCGCCTCGCGAGCCAGGTCGCCACGGTCCTCCGCGGCAAGCACAAGCCGACCTTCACCACCCACGAGGACGCGGGCGATTTCGTCATCGTCGTCAACGCGGACAAGGTGAAGCTCACCGGCAACAAGCTCGACCAGAAGCTCTACTCGCATCACTCCGGCATCCCGGGCGGCTTCAAGCAGGTCTCGTATCGGACGCTGCTCGCCGACAAGCCGGAGTTCCCGATCGAGAAGGCCGTGAAGGGCATGCTCCCGAAGAACGTCCTCGGTCGTCAGATGTTCGGCAAGCTGAAGGTCTACGCGACCGCCGATCATCCCCACACCGCCCAGAAGCCCAAGGCCCTCGAGATCAAGCAGAGCAAGAGCGCGAAATGA
- the rpsI gene encoding 30S ribosomal protein S9: MSTSTRTYATGKRKTAIARVWLSAGSGQVIVNDKPADQYFERETSIMVMKQALELIEAEDQFDVWATVKGGGHSAQAEAMRHGISRALIALDPEKRSLIKRAGFLTRDARKKERKKYGQPGARKRFQYSKR; this comes from the coding sequence ATGAGCACTTCCACCCGCACGTACGCCACCGGCAAGCGCAAGACCGCGATCGCTCGCGTTTGGCTCTCGGCCGGCTCCGGCCAGGTCATCGTCAACGACAAACCGGCCGATCAGTACTTCGAGCGCGAGACCTCGATCATGGTCATGAAGCAGGCGCTCGAGCTCATCGAGGCGGAGGACCAGTTCGACGTCTGGGCGACGGTGAAGGGCGGCGGCCACTCCGCGCAGGCGGAGGCGATGCGCCACGGCATCTCGCGCGCGCTCATCGCGCTCGACCCGGAGAAGCGCTCGCTCATCAAGCGCGCCGGCTTCCTCACGCGTGACGCGCGCAAGAAGGAGCGCAAGAAGTACGGCCAGCCGGGCGCCCGCAAGCGCTTCCAGTACTCCAAGCGCTGA
- a CDS encoding VOC family protein: MIKSATPYLFFFGKANEAIGHYERALGAKAKTKQTFGAMAKEGSTWADKIMHCELEVGEALILLSDGRPHPGVAPTNASMSVALQLDDEAEARRAFDVLAEGGNVHEKLFDAPWGGIFGVVEDRYGINWMFTAPKNAK, translated from the coding sequence ATGATCAAGAGCGCGACCCCGTACCTCTTCTTTTTCGGCAAGGCGAACGAGGCCATCGGCCACTACGAGCGCGCGCTCGGGGCGAAGGCGAAGACGAAGCAAACCTTCGGCGCGATGGCGAAGGAGGGCAGTACGTGGGCCGACAAGATCATGCACTGCGAGCTCGAGGTCGGCGAGGCGCTCATCCTCCTCAGTGACGGGCGCCCGCACCCGGGCGTCGCGCCGACCAACGCGAGCATGTCCGTCGCGCTGCAGCTCGACGACGAGGCGGAGGCACGCCGCGCGTTCGACGTGCTCGCGGAGGGCGGCAACGTGCACGAGAAGCTCTTCGACGCGCCGTGGGGCGGCATCTTCGGAGTGGTCGAGGACCGCTACGGCATCAACTGGATGTTCACCGCCCCGAAGAACGCGAAGTGA
- a CDS encoding DUF3829 domain-containing protein, producing MGICLALTTISCNKLFKKKSDAGAGSTTSNATAQDLSDEQMSIKLDAYIKCINTVGHQISRSTDRYFDTLPLPGGPTGKETFAAIFRVPPGVTANCASGISRASTLPPDDPKLEIAGTEYASAAQALDVIINQLATYFDTKGFKNDKWARGKALHPQFISALKRFNTADRGMHEAVDGITKPLAQRALARIEREDGRKFRYGRRKVLITARDLIESADPVGDDRDVDFNLFNQTYTDFEKALDELSAYGASHRADLSNPALTTTPLADSNFTAFTREATDFKKVSNLWWQCLRGAPASSKTASGKIDKAKIGRCADGSNPIDRKDKTVKEYNDFINTSNGQPFP from the coding sequence GTGGGGATTTGCCTCGCCCTCACGACGATCAGCTGCAACAAGCTTTTCAAGAAGAAGTCGGACGCAGGCGCGGGCTCGACGACGAGCAACGCGACGGCGCAAGACCTCTCCGACGAGCAGATGAGCATCAAGCTCGACGCGTACATCAAGTGCATCAACACCGTCGGGCATCAGATCTCGCGGTCGACCGATCGCTACTTCGACACGCTGCCGCTGCCGGGAGGCCCCACCGGCAAGGAGACGTTCGCGGCGATCTTCCGCGTGCCCCCCGGCGTGACCGCGAACTGCGCCTCGGGCATATCGCGCGCGAGCACGCTCCCCCCCGACGACCCGAAGCTCGAGATCGCCGGCACCGAGTACGCCAGCGCGGCGCAGGCGCTCGACGTGATCATCAATCAGCTCGCGACGTACTTCGACACGAAGGGCTTCAAGAACGACAAGTGGGCGCGCGGCAAGGCGCTCCATCCGCAGTTCATCTCCGCGCTGAAGCGCTTCAACACCGCCGACCGCGGCATGCACGAGGCGGTCGACGGCATCACGAAACCGCTCGCGCAGCGCGCCCTCGCGCGCATCGAGCGCGAGGACGGCCGGAAGTTCCGCTACGGCCGGCGCAAGGTCCTCATCACCGCGCGTGACCTCATCGAGTCGGCCGATCCAGTGGGCGACGATCGCGACGTCGACTTCAACCTGTTCAACCAGACCTATACCGACTTCGAGAAGGCGCTCGACGAGCTCTCCGCCTACGGCGCCAGCCACCGCGCCGATCTCTCGAACCCCGCGCTCACGACGACGCCGCTCGCCGACTCGAACTTCACCGCGTTCACGCGCGAAGCGACCGACTTCAAGAAGGTGTCGAACCTGTGGTGGCAGTGCCTCCGCGGCGCGCCCGCCTCCTCGAAGACGGCGTCGGGGAAGATCGACAAGGCGAAGATCGGCCGCTGCGCCGACGGCAGCAACCCGATCGACCGCAAGGACAAGACGGTGAAGGAGTACAACGACTTCATCAACACCTCGAACGGCCAGCCGTTCCCGTGA
- a CDS encoding SurA N-terminal domain-containing protein — protein MGSRRTAAALLAAAALFVGAMTEAPPAEAAIVERIVAVVGERPILLSELRLRARPHIYKLLERNPSPTQLAAAESELFRELLSRMIDERLEEQTASKANITVPPEEVDNAIRTLAAQQHVDPAILIAEARRQGNLSEQDYRDEIRRQVLEGKLIQLRVRSRVRVSEADARQIYNREIKKLAQEQTVDLRLLALAIPPSATQETAAARITLGEELSRRGNSGEDFCKLVHDYSDDPSTRDSCGSRGPVAMKQLSPELLAQVETLKPGEVSKPIVFRDQTGQAGVLLAQVSKTKLENATFEQVKEEMLNAAYMEATERQRKLWLQELRRGVYIDVRL, from the coding sequence ATGGGCTCACGTAGGACAGCAGCGGCGCTTCTCGCAGCCGCGGCGCTCTTCGTCGGGGCGATGACGGAGGCGCCTCCCGCCGAGGCGGCGATCGTCGAGCGCATCGTCGCCGTCGTCGGCGAGCGCCCGATCCTCCTCTCGGAGCTGCGCCTGCGCGCGCGCCCGCACATCTACAAGCTGCTCGAGCGGAACCCGAGCCCCACCCAGCTCGCGGCGGCGGAGAGCGAGCTGTTCCGCGAGCTCCTCTCGCGCATGATCGACGAGCGCCTCGAGGAGCAGACCGCGTCGAAGGCGAACATCACCGTGCCGCCGGAGGAGGTGGACAACGCGATCCGCACGCTCGCGGCGCAGCAGCACGTGGACCCGGCGATCCTCATCGCGGAGGCGCGGCGGCAAGGCAACCTCTCGGAGCAGGACTACCGCGACGAGATCCGGCGGCAGGTCCTCGAGGGAAAGCTCATTCAGCTCCGCGTCCGCAGCCGCGTGCGCGTGAGCGAGGCGGACGCGCGCCAGATCTACAACCGCGAGATCAAGAAGCTCGCGCAGGAGCAGACGGTCGACCTGCGTCTCCTCGCGCTCGCGATCCCGCCGAGCGCGACGCAAGAGACCGCCGCCGCGCGCATCACGCTCGGCGAGGAGCTCTCGCGCCGCGGCAACTCGGGCGAGGACTTCTGCAAGCTCGTGCACGACTACAGCGACGATCCGAGCACGCGCGACTCGTGCGGCTCGCGCGGCCCCGTCGCGATGAAGCAGCTCTCGCCGGAGCTCCTGGCGCAGGTCGAGACGCTGAAGCCGGGCGAGGTCTCGAAGCCGATCGTCTTCCGCGACCAGACCGGGCAGGCCGGCGTCCTCCTCGCGCAGGTGTCGAAGACGAAGCTCGAGAACGCGACCTTCGAGCAGGTGAAAGAGGAGATGTTGAACGCCGCCTACATGGAGGCGACGGAGCGCCAGCGAAAGCTCTGGCTCCAGGAGCTCCGCCGCGGCGTCTACATCGACGTGAGGCTCTGA
- a CDS encoding YegP family protein → MTDVADQELVGRSAKFEVFQGKDGDYYFRLIAGNGEIILRSEGYTTRQSAEKGIASVIENAPDARNIEQREAKDGSFYFVVKAGNGEVIGVSEMYVSRSNAVRGARAVSALTRIIRNDGQ, encoded by the coding sequence GTGACTGACGTGGCCGACCAGGAGCTGGTCGGGCGGAGCGCCAAGTTCGAAGTCTTTCAGGGGAAGGACGGCGACTACTACTTCCGCCTCATCGCCGGCAACGGCGAGATCATCCTCCGCTCGGAGGGTTACACGACGCGCCAGAGCGCGGAGAAGGGCATCGCCTCCGTGATCGAGAACGCGCCCGACGCGCGCAACATCGAGCAGCGCGAAGCCAAGGACGGCAGCTTCTACTTCGTCGTGAAGGCCGGCAACGGCGAGGTCATCGGCGTCAGCGAGATGTACGTGAGCCGCTCGAACGCGGTCCGCGGCGCCCGCGCCGTGAGCGCGCTGACCCGCATCATCCGCAACGACGGGCAGTGA
- a CDS encoding VWA domain-containing protein yields MSAAFVPFLYELRSRKVRVGAQEATALAKALMLGLHDSSLDGFYHLARAVCVHRESDLDKFDEAFLYHFKGIETQSLELVAELEAWLADPANRKELSQEDLDAMKSLDMEELKRLFEERMKEQKGRHQGGNRWIGTGGTSPFGAMGQHPSGLRVGPQGGGRSAMGIADARRFKPYRSDLLLDVRQIEVALRKLKAFQREGQPDELDLEGTIDATAKNAGELEIVTRPPRKSNVRVLLLMDVGGSMDPHIEVVSRLFSAAKRASNIRSLKTYYFHNCIYARVYETERFSDPVRVDDLLHELGAEWKLVVVGDAAMHPAELLGMGDYEYYATGQPGEPTTGHKVLAKLADHFRRSVWLNPDPPNYWRGGTAEEIGKLFTMFQLTLEGLSDAVRHLSKGDVSKKR; encoded by the coding sequence ATGAGCGCGGCGTTCGTTCCGTTTCTGTACGAGCTGCGCTCGCGGAAGGTGAGGGTCGGCGCGCAGGAAGCGACCGCGCTCGCGAAGGCCTTGATGTTGGGCCTCCACGACAGCTCGCTCGACGGGTTCTATCACCTCGCGCGCGCCGTCTGCGTGCATCGCGAGAGCGACCTCGACAAGTTCGATGAGGCGTTCCTCTACCACTTCAAGGGGATCGAGACGCAGAGCCTCGAGCTCGTCGCGGAGCTCGAAGCGTGGCTCGCCGATCCCGCGAACCGGAAGGAGCTCTCGCAAGAGGACCTCGATGCGATGAAGTCGCTCGACATGGAGGAGCTGAAGCGGCTCTTCGAAGAGCGGATGAAAGAGCAGAAGGGCCGCCATCAAGGCGGCAACCGCTGGATCGGCACCGGCGGCACCTCGCCGTTCGGCGCGATGGGGCAGCATCCGTCGGGGCTCCGCGTCGGGCCGCAGGGCGGCGGGCGCAGCGCGATGGGCATCGCCGACGCGCGACGCTTCAAGCCGTACCGATCGGACCTGCTCCTCGACGTGCGTCAGATCGAGGTCGCGCTCCGCAAGCTGAAGGCGTTCCAGCGCGAGGGGCAGCCGGACGAGCTCGACCTCGAAGGCACGATCGACGCGACCGCGAAGAACGCGGGCGAGCTCGAGATCGTGACGCGTCCGCCGCGAAAATCCAACGTGCGCGTCCTCTTGCTCATGGACGTCGGCGGCTCGATGGACCCGCACATCGAGGTCGTCTCACGCCTCTTCTCCGCCGCGAAGCGCGCCTCGAACATCCGCTCGCTCAAGACGTACTACTTCCACAACTGCATCTACGCGCGCGTCTACGAGACGGAGCGCTTCAGCGATCCGGTCCGCGTCGACGATCTGCTCCACGAGCTCGGCGCCGAGTGGAAGCTCGTCGTCGTCGGCGACGCGGCGATGCACCCCGCCGAGCTCCTCGGCATGGGCGACTACGAGTACTACGCGACGGGCCAGCCCGGCGAGCCCACGACCGGACACAAGGTCCTCGCCAAGCTCGCCGATCACTTCCGCCGCTCGGTCTGGCTGAACCCGGACCCGCCCAACTACTGGCGCGGCGGCACCGCGGAGGAGATCGGCAAGCTGTTCACGATGTTCCAGCTCACGCTCGAAGGCCTGAGCGACGCGGTCCGGCACCTCTCGAAGGGCGACGTTTCGAAGAAGCGTTGA
- a CDS encoding transglutaminase domain-containing protein: protein MVIDLAAGHKVRIPTVGPGTRVLHARAGIGTQDVRFTLYKDGAENWFIEGDTTARVRLVMQLAIARSAFGGEFGNPTRAELRAVPPLPSNVQASAVVVQKKIGVSRSMPPRDIVTKLVAYFRAFQDSADEPKGQSDIYLDLALSQKGVCRHRSFAFLITALSLGIPARVVINEAHAWVEVNDGHAWRRIDLGGAGRMQHDPLSSNVSYEPPPDPFAWPQGSTRGQDQADRARQESRTASSPSPSGSGSAAGGNGGPPDPNKPGGVMSSGGGTVSSGGTSGGGTSSTALGSPTAPGMPDERPASSLTMSLGGTDARRGAPLPVKGQVSADGEPCGHVTVEVVLSSRTAGDIPVGVLATDERGVYEGTLVLPSTVPLGDYEAHARTLGDARCGKGKTR from the coding sequence ATGGTCATCGACCTCGCGGCGGGCCACAAAGTCCGGATCCCCACCGTGGGTCCGGGCACGCGCGTGCTCCACGCGCGCGCGGGCATCGGCACGCAGGACGTCCGCTTCACGCTCTACAAGGACGGCGCCGAGAACTGGTTCATCGAAGGCGACACGACCGCGCGCGTGCGCCTCGTCATGCAGCTCGCGATCGCGCGGAGCGCCTTCGGCGGCGAGTTCGGCAACCCCACCCGCGCCGAGCTGCGCGCGGTGCCGCCGCTCCCGTCGAACGTGCAGGCCTCCGCCGTCGTCGTGCAGAAGAAGATCGGCGTGAGCCGCTCGATGCCGCCGCGCGACATCGTGACGAAGCTCGTCGCGTACTTCCGCGCGTTCCAGGACTCCGCCGACGAGCCCAAGGGCCAGAGCGACATCTACCTCGACCTCGCGCTCTCGCAGAAGGGCGTCTGCCGCCATCGCTCCTTCGCGTTCCTCATCACCGCGCTCTCGCTCGGCATCCCGGCGCGCGTCGTCATCAACGAAGCGCACGCGTGGGTCGAGGTGAACGACGGCCACGCGTGGCGCCGCATCGACCTCGGCGGCGCGGGCCGCATGCAGCACGATCCTCTCTCGTCGAACGTGAGCTACGAGCCGCCGCCGGATCCGTTCGCGTGGCCGCAGGGCTCCACGCGCGGGCAGGACCAGGCCGATCGCGCGCGGCAGGAATCGCGCACGGCGTCTTCCCCCTCTCCGTCCGGCTCCGGCTCCGCCGCGGGCGGCAACGGCGGGCCTCCCGATCCGAACAAGCCGGGCGGCGTGATGTCGAGCGGCGGCGGCACGGTGTCGAGCGGCGGCACGAGCGGAGGCGGCACGTCGTCGACCGCGCTCGGCTCGCCGACGGCGCCGGGTATGCCGGACGAGCGGCCCGCGTCGTCGTTGACGATGTCGCTCGGCGGCACCGACGCGCGCCGCGGCGCGCCGCTCCCGGTGAAGGGTCAGGTCTCCGCCGACGGCGAGCCGTGCGGCCACGTCACGGTCGAGGTCGTCCTCTCGAGCCGAACCGCGGGCGACATCCCCGTCGGCGTCCTCGCCACCGACGAGCGCGGCGTCTACGAGGGCACGCTCGTCCTCCCCTCCACCGTCCCGCTCGGCGACTACGAGGCCCACGCCCGCACCCTCGGCGACGCCCGCTGCGGCAAGGGCAAGACGCGCTAA
- a CDS encoding YXWGXW repeat-containing protein, producing MRTAGTIMGTMLVAACVVNEPESPPRGVVVSGPPPAPMREERAPAPNPQASWVPGYWHWTGMQYAWIPGHWEAPPSQTQVWTAPKISVTPDGRYVYESGGWRPASPANSQSLR from the coding sequence ATGCGGACGGCGGGGACGATCATGGGGACGATGCTCGTCGCCGCGTGCGTCGTGAACGAGCCGGAGTCTCCGCCGCGCGGGGTCGTCGTGAGCGGTCCGCCGCCGGCGCCGATGCGCGAGGAGCGCGCGCCCGCGCCGAACCCGCAAGCGAGCTGGGTGCCGGGCTACTGGCACTGGACGGGGATGCAATACGCATGGATCCCGGGCCACTGGGAAGCCCCGCCCTCGCAGACGCAGGTGTGGACCGCGCCGAAGATCAGCGTCACGCCCGACGGCCGCTACGTCTACGAGTCCGGCGGCTGGCGCCCGGCGTCGCCGGCGAACAGCCAATCTTTGCGTTGA
- a CDS encoding UTP--glucose-1-phosphate uridylyltransferase: MARLHPELEHQLSAIAPEMKRRLDETGFDRARFLDLASSLTDLAPSLTELAPPEGAPDAAATAGAQRPESSRAVSGAGVSGAEPPTLRAGVSGAEPPTLRARNAVKGEVRAPEPSALVKLPPSGSPEHDRLRALGAAALERGELAFCTMAGGMATRMGGIVKALAEVTRDANGAHTFLSMRLAENATASARAGRPIPLWLMTSEATHDGLVAALAKADAPPHVACFRQDLSLRLEPSGALFYGDDGAPSPHATGHGDLVDALRRSGLLDAFLANGGKYVWITNVDNLGASIDEAELGFFVEAAGKGIDVLCEVCPKAGDKGGIPVFAEGKTQVLEEFRLPPGFDPSTVDVFNTNTFLVRAEPLAKAKLVWTYFEVEKTVDGRTAIQFERLIQELTAHLPSIFLVVPRDGIAARFLPVKDHDELARRRADIEAVARARGMM; encoded by the coding sequence ATGGCCCGACTTCACCCCGAGCTCGAGCATCAGCTCTCCGCGATCGCCCCCGAAATGAAGCGCCGCCTCGACGAGACAGGCTTCGATCGCGCCCGCTTTCTCGATCTCGCGTCGTCCCTCACCGATCTCGCGCCGTCCCTCACCGAGCTCGCGCCCCCCGAAGGGGCCCCAGACGCGGCCGCCACAGCGGGCGCGCAGCGCCCCGAGTCTTCGAGGGCCGTGTCTGGGGCGGGGGTGTCGGGGGCAGAGCCCCCGACGTTGAGAGCGGGGGTGTCGGGGGCAGAGCCCCCGACGTTGAGAGCGCGAAATGCGGTCAAAGGTGAGGTGCGCGCGCCCGAGCCCTCCGCGCTCGTGAAGCTCCCGCCGTCCGGCTCCCCCGAGCACGACCGGCTGCGCGCCCTCGGGGCGGCGGCGCTCGAGCGTGGCGAGCTTGCGTTCTGCACGATGGCCGGCGGCATGGCGACGCGCATGGGCGGCATCGTGAAGGCGCTCGCGGAGGTGACGCGCGACGCGAACGGCGCGCACACGTTCCTCTCGATGCGCCTCGCCGAGAACGCCACCGCGAGCGCGCGCGCCGGCCGGCCGATCCCGCTCTGGCTCATGACGAGCGAGGCCACGCACGACGGCCTCGTCGCCGCGCTCGCGAAGGCGGACGCGCCGCCGCACGTCGCGTGCTTCCGGCAGGACCTCTCGCTCCGCCTCGAGCCGAGCGGCGCGCTCTTCTACGGCGACGACGGTGCGCCGAGCCCGCACGCGACCGGCCACGGCGATCTCGTCGACGCGCTCCGTCGCTCCGGGTTGCTCGACGCGTTCCTCGCGAACGGCGGGAAGTACGTGTGGATCACGAACGTCGACAACCTCGGCGCCTCGATCGACGAGGCCGAGCTCGGGTTCTTCGTCGAGGCCGCAGGGAAGGGGATCGACGTGCTGTGCGAGGTCTGCCCGAAGGCAGGCGACAAAGGCGGAATCCCCGTCTTCGCCGAAGGCAAGACGCAGGTCCTCGAGGAGTTCCGCCTCCCGCCCGGGTTCGACCCGAGCACCGTCGACGTGTTCAACACGAACACGTTCCTCGTCCGCGCGGAGCCGCTCGCGAAGGCGAAGCTCGTCTGGACGTACTTCGAGGTCGAGAAGACGGTCGACGGCCGCACCGCGATCCAGTTCGAGCGCCTCATCCAGGAGCTGACCGCGCACCTCCCGTCGATCTTCCTCGTCGTCCCGCGCGACGGCATCGCCGCCCGCTTCCTCCCGGTGAAGGATCACGACGAGCTGGCGCGGCGAAGGGCCGACATCGAGGCCGTCGCCCGCGCACGCGGCATGATGTAG
- a CDS encoding DUF2505 family protein — MHFDIVHEFDIPLDALELAVISPNLCSKLAHRLDNMERIQQKEHIVAADEVERVWSYRANIRLPDFAKAYVTPEMMAWDERSVYDIKRHAAEWTILPHVKPSFRKYFDAAGTYELTSLDSGRTKRTVKGSIELRVPVLRQVAEKLIVAEVRKTFDAEAETLRELATLV, encoded by the coding sequence GTGCACTTCGACATCGTTCACGAATTCGACATCCCGCTCGACGCGCTGGAGCTCGCGGTGATCTCGCCCAACCTCTGCTCGAAGCTCGCGCACCGGCTCGACAACATGGAGCGCATCCAGCAGAAGGAGCACATCGTCGCGGCCGACGAGGTCGAGCGCGTGTGGAGCTACCGCGCGAACATCCGCCTCCCGGACTTCGCGAAGGCCTACGTCACGCCGGAGATGATGGCGTGGGACGAGCGCTCGGTCTACGACATCAAGCGGCACGCGGCGGAGTGGACGATCCTCCCGCACGTGAAGCCTTCGTTCCGAAAGTACTTCGACGCCGCGGGCACGTACGAGCTGACCTCGCTCGACAGCGGCCGCACGAAGCGGACCGTGAAGGGCTCGATCGAGCTCCGCGTCCCGGTCCTCCGCCAGGTCGCGGAGAAGCTCATCGTCGCGGAGGTCCGGAAGACGTTCGACGCCGAGGCAGAGACCTTGCGCGAGCTCGCGACACTCGTCTGA